The genome window TGGTTTTTCAAACTCTACTTCATAGAAATATTTAGGAGATTTTAAAGCATTCTTATCTTCAGCTGTATAATTTTTATTTACATAGTCAGAAAGTGCTTGAACACTATTAATATCCATTGCTTTTTTCAATTCAGGTTTAAAATCAGGAGCATCTTCTGCAACTAAATAAAGCATTGGTTCACCATCACTAATTTTTCTACCTCTTCTATTGAATAATGCTTGTGTTTCTTTTGTAGCTTCTGTAGAAACAAAATATTGCTTAACTGATTTTACTCCGATATCTGTAAAGTCTGTTGAATAGAACCAACCTCTCCAAAACCAATCTAAATCTACTGCAGAAGCATCTTCCATAGTTCTAAAGAAATCTTCTGGTGTTGGGTGTTTGAATTTCCAACGATTCGCATATGTTTTGAATGCATGATCAAATAATTCATGACCCATGATAGTTTCTCTCAAGATATTTAAACCTGTTGCTGGTTTTCCATAAGCATTAGCTCCAAAGTTGTAAATATTTTCAGAATTTGACATAATAGGCTCTAAATATTTTTGATTTCCTTTCATGTAAGGTACAATATTTTTAGCTGGACCTCTAGATGCAGGGAAATTTGGATCGAAAGAAGTTTCAGTTAAGTATTCTAAGAATGTATTTAAACCTTCATCCATCCAAGACCATTGTCTTTCATCTGAATTTACAATCATTGGAAAGAAGTTGTGTCCCACTTCGTGAATAATAACACCTAACATTCCATATTTAATTCTATCACTCACAAAACCTTTTTCATCAGGGCGACCGTAGTTCCAACAAATCATTGGATATTCCATTCCTTGATCTTCTGCAGAAACTGAAACTGCTTTTGGATAAGGATAATCAAATGTAAAATGAGAATACGTTTTTAAAGTATGTGCTACCGCTTTTGTAGATAAATCACCCCAAAGTGGATTTGCTTCTTTTGGATAAATTGAAATTGCTAATGGTTTGTTAGTTGGCAAATCTACTGCCATAGCATCAATTATAAATTTTCTTGAAGTTGAGAAACCAAAATCACGAACGTTTTGTGCTTTAAATTTCCATGTTTTCTTTTTATCAGAAAAGCTACTTTCTTTAGCAATTGCTTCTTCTTGGGTAACAATTACTACTGGCTTATCAAAAGTTTTCTCTGCTAATTCCCATCTTTTTACTTGTTCTGCGGTAAAAACTTCGCTTCTGTTTTGTAACACTCCTGTTCCTTCCATAACGTGGTCAGCAGGAACTGTAATATTTACTTCGTAATCACCGAAAGCTAAAGCAAACTCACCTCTACCCCAGAATTGCATGTTTTGCCATCCTTCTACATCATTGTAAACAGCCATTCTTGGAAAAAACTGTGCCATTACATACAAACGGTTTCCATCAGGAAATTGCTCATATCCAGAACGACCATTATTGGCTTGTTCCATGTAATTTACAATATTGTACCACCATTTGATTGAGAACGAAACTTTTTCGCCATTTTTCAATGGTTTAGGCAAATCGATACGCATCATGGTTTGATTGATGGTATATTTCATTGGATTTCCTTTAGCATCTTTAACATATTCGATATTAAAACCACCTTGAAAAGGGCTTCCCATATATTTTTTTGTAAAACCACTTGTTGAAATGGCCTTATCCATATTTTGACTTTCTATTAATGGTGTTTTAGAATCAGGTCTTTCGATATTTTGATCTAATTGTACCCATAAATATTCTAACGATTCTTTAGCGTTGTTGTGATAAGTGATTGTTTCAGAACCATAAAGCTTTTTATTCTTGTCATCTAATTCGATG of Flavobacterium channae contains these proteins:
- a CDS encoding M1 family metallopeptidase; the protein is MNKSILFGAFLTLIFANGAVAQDAKTEDKKRESGHYNENKFRQMYDEMATPNMFRTASGAPGPEYYQQKADYKMNIELDDKNKKLYGSETITYHNNAKESLEYLWVQLDQNIERPDSKTPLIESQNMDKAISTSGFTKKYMGSPFQGGFNIEYVKDAKGNPMKYTINQTMMRIDLPKPLKNGEKVSFSIKWWYNIVNYMEQANNGRSGYEQFPDGNRLYVMAQFFPRMAVYNDVEGWQNMQFWGRGEFALAFGDYEVNITVPADHVMEGTGVLQNRSEVFTAEQVKRWELAEKTFDKPVVIVTQEEAIAKESSFSDKKKTWKFKAQNVRDFGFSTSRKFIIDAMAVDLPTNKPLAISIYPKEANPLWGDLSTKAVAHTLKTYSHFTFDYPYPKAVSVSAEDQGMEYPMICWNYGRPDEKGFVSDRIKYGMLGVIIHEVGHNFFPMIVNSDERQWSWMDEGLNTFLEYLTETSFDPNFPASRGPAKNIVPYMKGNQKYLEPIMSNSENIYNFGANAYGKPATGLNILRETIMGHELFDHAFKTYANRWKFKHPTPEDFFRTMEDASAVDLDWFWRGWFYSTDFTDIGVKSVKQYFVSTEATKETQALFNRRGRKISDGEPMLYLVAEDAPDFKPELKKAMDINSVQALSDYVNKNYTAEDKNALKSPKYFYEVEFEKPGGLIMPIIVELQFEDGTSEIQKFPAQIWRKNNDTAKRVFATEKKVVKIQIDPKLETADVDVENNYWPKAETVSKFDTLDKK